In Candidatus Neomarinimicrobiota bacterium, the genomic window TGCAACCGTTGCATTCAACAGGGTTTGAAACTAATCTATTCACTTAAACTTGTCAAGAAATAAAAGAAAATAGGTCAAGAACCTGACCGTAATGTATTGTGATACTCCGAATCTTCCTCTAAGATATGAATTGATTTGAGTATCGCTTCATCAGTAGAGAATATAGCCCTATATCTCCCTTCCGTTTTGCCGATCCTTTCTGAAATTTCTCTCGATAATACACGCGCGATATTATTGATATCGTCACGACTAAAGATGTCTTTTAGGCTCCTCGTCTCTATTTGGAGATTCTTAACCTCATTTATCAACTCATCTGTGTATTCTCCTGATTCAAGGAGAGTTATAAGTTTTTCATAAGTCTTTTGAGCTTCGCTTTTATACTCAAAATCGGATTCCTCAACAAAATTCAAGAACCGATCTACTTCCTTTGTGGAAAAGAACAATGGTGCGGTTGCATCCGGATTGCTCGAAACCCAGTTGGTCGAATACCGGTAGAACATATTTTTGCGCCAGAGATGAGTAATAATTTTGTTCGGAATCGGATATTTTATCTCTATATCAGGTGTAATACCTCCGCCGCCGTAAACAAATCTTCCGTTAGAAGTAACGAACAACGAATCGGGTTTGTTTCTTATGACCACATTATCGTTATGAAAATAATCTTCCTTTTGTATTAATCTACCGCTTGGAATATAGTACTTGCCGGTTGTGACTTTGACCTTTCTGTCATACGGTAAATTCAACAACGATTGAACTAATCCCTTTCCAAAGGTCTTACTGCCAACAATGACTCCCCTGTCCAGGTCCTGCATGACGCCCGCGAATATTTCGCTTGCGCTCGCCGATCCGCCGTTCACGAGAACGACCAATTTAACTTTCTTATCCAACAACGGATCGATTTTCGAATAATGTTCAACGTTCATTTGTTTTACCCTGCCTTTGGTCGAAACGAGCAGTTCTTTTTTATCTATAAACATATCGCTGATTCTTAACGCCGATTCCAATAATCCGCCGGGATTATCTCTCAAATCGATAATAATACTCTCGAGATTTTCCTTTTCCAGCTCCTCAAGTGCTTCCTTGAATTTCCTAACGGAACTTTTAGAAAATCCTGATAAGCGTATATAACCAATGCCTTCTTTTATATAACCGGTGTAGACAATTTCGTTTATTACTATCTTCTCTCTTTTCAGCGTAAAATCAATCGGTTCCGTGAACCCTCTCCGATATATTGAAAGTATAACATCCTTACCTTCCGGACCCCGGATCATATCCGCTGCTTTGTCGAGTTTTAAGCTTTTTGAAAAGACGCTGTCAATTTTGATTATCTTATCACCGGAGAGTATTCCCCCCCTGCTCGCCGGTGTGCCTTCCATCGGAGAGATCACTGTAAGAGAATCTCCCCGGATCCCGAGTTTGATTCCAACGCCTCCGTAAGTACCGGAGGTCATCATATTTAAGTTTTCACTGTTCTCCGGTGAGATGTAAGACGTATAAGGATCGAGCGAATCGAGCATCCCTTTGATCGCCGCTTCCACGAACGTTTCAGGGTCTATCTCGTCAACATACGTAGTACTGACCTGTTTGTAAACCTGACCGAATAATTTTAGTCCCCTGTTGATTTTTTCATAAGTATCCGATGAAGAATATAATAAATTTGCCCCGTAGAGCAGTACGAATACTGACAGCACGACGGGTATAATTATCCGTAGATTGCCTTTCTTATTCACTAATCTCTTCCTTTTTTAGTAACTCTCTTTGCCGCAGCAATGATTCAATTCTCTCCCAGGCGATATCCGTAAGTGACTCGACCTCTTGACTGCCGTCTAACACAACTATCCTATCGCGGTCATTTGAAGCTATTTCCCTGAATCCTCTGATCACGGTGTCCTTGAATTCTACGGTTTCCATCTCTATTCTGTCGAGCCTTCCGATAGTCCCCG contains:
- a CDS encoding PDZ domain-containing protein, encoding MNKKGNLRIIIPVVLSVFVLLYGANLLYSSSDTYEKINRGLKLFGQVYKQVSTTYVDEIDPETFVEAAIKGMLDSLDPYTSYISPENSENLNMMTSGTYGGVGIKLGIRGDSLTVISPMEGTPASRGGILSGDKIIKIDSVFSKSLKLDKAADMIRGPEGKDVILSIYRRGFTEPIDFTLKREKIVINEIVYTGYIKEGIGYIRLSGFSKSSVRKFKEALEELEKENLESIIIDLRDNPGGLLESALRISDMFIDKKELLVSTKGRVKQMNVEHYSKIDPLLDKKVKLVVLVNGGSASASEIFAGVMQDLDRGVIVGSKTFGKGLVQSLLNLPYDRKVKVTTGKYYIPSGRLIQKEDYFHNDNVVIRNKPDSLFVTSNGRFVYGGGGITPDIEIKYPIPNKIITHLWRKNMFYRYSTNWVSSNPDATAPLFFSTKEVDRFLNFVEESDFEYKSEAQKTYEKLITLLESGEYTDELINEVKNLQIETRSLKDIFSRDDINNIARVLSREISERIGKTEGRYRAIFSTDEAILKSIHILEEDSEYHNTLRSGS